In Bacillus thermozeamaize, a single window of DNA contains:
- a CDS encoding precorrin-3B C(17)-methyltransferase encodes MSGKIMVVGFGPGDVKHMTYRAKEALEESDVIVGYKTYVELIRPFLKGQEIIRTGMTEEVSRAQSAVKRAEEGKKVAVISSGDAGLYGMAGLVYEVLMAKGWREETGVQVEIIPGISAIHSCASLLGAPVMHDACTISLSDHLTPWELIKKRIEAAAMADFVIALYNPKSGRRTRQIVEAQRILLAHRSPDTPVGLVKSAYRKRQQVVLTTLKEMLEHEIGMLTTVIIGNSTTFVYDGKMITPRGYQRKYTLDREKQPLAPRERLRPEAEPWALQAEEKHPPAAVPETKGTEKQATEAAPEKTPYQWAMEAWQRLDARREAAAASPRGTVAFSLGPFNGQVEEILEAAVSPGLANKQFKPEQLQKLAELVGDKGSIRYSRHHQLLVEIPTSDPEQVVNQLKNVGLLVEPVGNVVQIKACDFCDGEKFDAIPYAEELHKCLGGLSVPKTLKIGFNGCGMACYGAVNDDIGIVYRKGRFDLFLGGKNIGRTAHPGQPVAEGIPPEELVGLIERIVRFYAEEGHPNERFHKFFKRVKEIEGFQYQDVWPPITVDTVACGD; translated from the coding sequence ATGTCGGGCAAAATCATGGTTGTGGGATTCGGCCCGGGAGATGTCAAGCACATGACGTACAGGGCCAAGGAAGCTTTGGAAGAAAGCGACGTGATCGTCGGGTATAAAACGTATGTGGAATTGATCCGTCCGTTTCTCAAGGGTCAGGAAATTATCCGAACCGGCATGACCGAGGAAGTGTCCCGGGCCCAATCCGCCGTTAAAAGAGCGGAAGAAGGGAAAAAGGTGGCGGTCATCTCCAGCGGTGACGCCGGTTTGTACGGCATGGCCGGACTGGTGTATGAAGTGCTGATGGCCAAAGGATGGCGGGAAGAGACGGGGGTCCAGGTGGAGATCATTCCGGGCATATCGGCCATTCATTCTTGTGCTTCCCTGTTGGGGGCCCCGGTGATGCACGATGCCTGCACCATCAGCCTCAGTGACCATTTGACCCCGTGGGAATTGATCAAAAAGCGGATTGAAGCGGCGGCCATGGCTGATTTTGTCATTGCTTTGTACAATCCCAAAAGCGGACGACGGACCCGCCAAATCGTGGAAGCCCAGCGGATTTTGCTGGCCCATCGGTCGCCGGACACGCCGGTGGGCTTGGTCAAAAGCGCCTATCGTAAGCGGCAACAGGTGGTGCTGACCACATTGAAGGAGATGCTGGAGCACGAGATTGGCATGCTGACGACGGTGATAATCGGCAATTCCACCACCTTTGTCTACGACGGCAAAATGATCACACCGCGGGGCTATCAGCGCAAATACACGCTGGACCGGGAAAAACAGCCGCTGGCTCCTCGGGAGCGGCTGCGTCCGGAAGCGGAGCCGTGGGCCTTGCAGGCCGAGGAAAAACATCCACCAGCTGCCGTTCCCGAAACAAAGGGGACAGAAAAGCAAGCAACGGAAGCAGCACCGGAGAAGACGCCTTACCAGTGGGCCATGGAAGCTTGGCAAAGACTGGATGCCCGGCGGGAAGCGGCCGCCGCTTCACCGCGAGGGACCGTCGCTTTTTCCCTAGGTCCCTTTAACGGTCAGGTAGAGGAGATTTTGGAGGCAGCGGTCAGCCCTGGCCTGGCCAATAAGCAATTCAAGCCTGAACAATTGCAAAAGTTGGCTGAGCTGGTTGGCGACAAAGGATCGATCCGTTACAGCCGCCACCACCAGCTGCTGGTGGAAATTCCCACCAGCGATCCGGAGCAGGTGGTCAACCAATTAAAAAATGTCGGTTTGTTGGTGGAACCGGTGGGGAATGTGGTGCAGATCAAAGCCTGCGACTTTTGCGACGGAGAAAAATTTGACGCCATTCCCTATGCGGAAGAGCTGCACAAATGTCTGGGAGGCTTGTCGGTCCCCAAAACCTTAAAAATCGGGTTCAACGGATGCGGCATGGCCTGCTACGGCGCGGTGAACGATGACATCGGCATTGTTTACCGCAAAGGGCGTTTCGACCTGTTTTTAGGCGGAAAGAACATCGGCCGCACAGCCCATCCGGGACAGCCTGTGGCGGAGGGCATCCCCCCTGAAGAGCTGGTTGGCCTGATTGAGCGCATCGTCCGTTTCTATGCTGAAGAAGGACATCCCAATGAGCGCTTCCATAAGTTTTTCAAGCGGGTCAAAGAAATTGAGGGCTTTCAATATCAAGATGTGTGGCCGCCAATCACGGTTGATACGGTGGCTTGCGGCGATTAA
- a CDS encoding precorrin-6x reductase — MIFMLAGTSDARELALAIQAAGYRVLTSVVTEHAAKRLHEAGLEVHVGRLTAEEMVNVMKAHGCRVVVDGSHPYADQASQNAVQAAKMAGVPYIRYEREQQRFEHSRIVWVDDYEQAAEIAAQKKGVIMLTTGSKTVDIFARRLLGIPEVTLVVRLLPRKENMEKCEQLGIDQRHIVAMQGPFSKELNKALYDHYGVNVMVTKESGKEGAVDEKVEAALEKGIEVIMIRRPKVDYGVCYHTYGEVLRHLNRFAVRPVEA; from the coding sequence TTGATTTTCATGCTTGCCGGCACGAGCGACGCACGGGAATTGGCCTTGGCCATCCAGGCGGCAGGGTACCGGGTCCTGACTTCGGTGGTGACCGAACATGCTGCCAAAAGGCTGCATGAAGCGGGGCTTGAGGTGCATGTCGGTCGCCTGACGGCGGAAGAGATGGTCAACGTGATGAAAGCCCACGGCTGCCGGGTGGTTGTGGACGGCAGTCATCCCTATGCCGATCAAGCCTCGCAAAATGCGGTCCAGGCGGCGAAAATGGCCGGCGTTCCCTATATTCGTTATGAGCGGGAGCAACAACGCTTTGAGCATTCCCGCATTGTCTGGGTGGATGATTACGAACAAGCCGCGGAAATTGCCGCGCAAAAAAAGGGCGTCATCATGCTCACCACCGGGAGCAAAACCGTGGATATTTTTGCCCGCCGGCTGTTGGGGATCCCGGAGGTGACGCTGGTGGTCCGATTGCTTCCCCGCAAGGAAAATATGGAAAAATGTGAACAGCTGGGCATCGACCAGCGTCACATCGTGGCCATGCAGGGGCCCTTTTCCAAAGAGTTGAACAAAGCCTTGTATGACCATTACGGTGTGAATGTGATGGTCACGAAAGAAAGCGGCAAGGAGGGAGCGGTGGATGAAAAGGTGGAGGCGGCCCTTGAAAAGGGGATCGAGGTGATCATGATCAGACGCCCCAAGGTGGACTACGGGGTGTGTTATCACACATACGGGGAAGTGTTGCGTCACCTGAATCGGTTCGCTGTCCGGCCGGTTGAGGCGTGA
- a CDS encoding cobalt-precorrin-5B (C(1))-methyltransferase, with product MPCPSWPNRWLSNLEKKLRHGYTTGACATAAAKAALTALLTQQCPQEVTIRLPIGQEATFQLAHCRFSPQQATAGTIKDAGDDPDVTHGALIEATISWMAEPGIVLDGGPGVGRATKPGLPVPVGEAAINPVPRKMILDTVREVLEQHGVSRGVKVVVSVPEGEKIAEKTLNPRLGIIGGISILGTRGIVVPFSTAAYRASVAQAIRVARANGCDHLVLSTGGRSEKHAMGLYPDLPEEAFIEMGDFVGFALKQCKGQGIGRVSLVGMMGKFSKIAQGVMMVHSKSAPVDFNFLAGLAEESGAPPEVVETVRQANTAAEVGDLMHEQGYSRFFEKLCQACCRAGLKEVDGGIALETVIFSFKGVLLGRAVIDDRRH from the coding sequence ATGCCTTGTCCCTCTTGGCCGAACAGGTGGTTGAGTAACTTGGAAAAAAAGTTGCGCCACGGCTATACCACCGGAGCGTGTGCCACGGCGGCGGCCAAGGCCGCTTTGACCGCTTTGTTGACCCAACAATGTCCACAGGAAGTGACGATTCGGCTGCCCATCGGCCAAGAGGCCACGTTTCAGCTAGCCCACTGCCGCTTTTCTCCGCAGCAGGCGACGGCCGGAACGATTAAAGATGCCGGGGATGATCCGGATGTGACGCATGGGGCCTTGATTGAGGCGACGATCAGTTGGATGGCTGAGCCGGGGATTGTGCTGGATGGCGGTCCAGGTGTGGGCAGGGCAACCAAACCCGGTTTGCCTGTTCCGGTGGGGGAGGCGGCCATTAATCCGGTCCCCCGCAAAATGATCCTGGACACGGTGCGGGAGGTGTTGGAGCAACACGGCGTCTCCCGGGGGGTCAAAGTGGTGGTTTCGGTTCCTGAAGGGGAAAAAATCGCCGAAAAAACCTTGAATCCCCGCCTGGGGATCATCGGCGGCATTTCCATTTTAGGGACGCGGGGCATTGTGGTTCCCTTTTCCACAGCCGCATACAGGGCCAGCGTGGCCCAGGCCATTCGAGTGGCCCGCGCCAACGGATGTGATCATTTGGTGTTATCCACGGGAGGGCGCAGTGAAAAGCACGCCATGGGGTTATATCCGGATCTGCCTGAAGAGGCGTTTATCGAAATGGGGGACTTTGTCGGTTTTGCCCTGAAGCAATGCAAAGGGCAAGGGATTGGGCGTGTCTCCTTGGTGGGAATGATGGGGAAATTTTCCAAAATCGCCCAGGGCGTGATGATGGTCCACTCCAAAAGCGCCCCGGTTGACTTCAATTTTTTGGCCGGACTGGCGGAAGAAAGTGGAGCCCCGCCCGAGGTGGTGGAAACGGTGAGACAGGCGAATACGGCAGCGGAAGTGGGCGACCTGATGCATGAACAGGGGTATTCCCGCTTTTTTGAAAAGCTGTGCCAGGCTTGCTGCCGTGCCGGATTGAAAGAGGTTGACGGAGGGATTGCGTTGGAAACGGTCATTTTTTCCTTTAAAGGGGTTTTGCTGGGAAGGGCGGTTATCGATGACAGACGCCATTAA
- a CDS encoding precorrin-8X methylmutase — MEFSSGFQPITLQPQEIERKSFAIIREEFGEHAYSEAEFAVVQRIVHASADFELGKSIVFHPRAVEAGVRAIRQGRPVVADVQMVQVGIHKPRLEKFGSSVRVYISDLDVAEEAKRHNVTRAIMAMRKAVKEAEGGIFAIGNAPTALLELIRLVKAGEAKPGLIIGLPVGFVSAAESKAELARLDIPYITNIGRKGGSTVTVAAVNALSLLAEQVVE, encoded by the coding sequence GTGGAATTTTCAAGCGGTTTTCAACCGATCACTTTGCAACCGCAGGAAATCGAAAGGAAAAGTTTTGCGATCATCCGGGAAGAGTTTGGGGAGCATGCCTATTCGGAAGCCGAATTTGCCGTTGTACAGCGCATTGTCCATGCCTCGGCCGATTTTGAGCTGGGCAAAAGCATCGTCTTTCATCCCCGGGCTGTGGAAGCCGGGGTGCGGGCCATCCGCCAGGGCCGGCCGGTGGTGGCCGATGTGCAGATGGTCCAGGTGGGGATTCATAAGCCCCGTTTGGAGAAATTCGGCAGCAGCGTCCGTGTCTACATTTCCGATCTCGATGTGGCTGAGGAAGCCAAGCGGCACAATGTCACCCGGGCCATCATGGCCATGCGCAAAGCGGTGAAAGAGGCAGAAGGCGGCATCTTTGCCATCGGCAATGCGCCCACGGCGCTGTTGGAATTGATCCGGCTGGTCAAAGCGGGAGAGGCCAAACCGGGACTGATTATCGGCCTGCCTGTCGGGTTTGTGTCGGCGGCGGAGTCGAAAGCCGAGCTGGCCCGACTGGACATTCCCTACATCACCAACATCGGCCGCAAGGGGGGCAGCACGGTCACGGTGGCGGCTGTGAATGCCTTGTCCCTCTTGGCCGAACAGGTGGTTGAGTAA
- a CDS encoding sirohydrochlorin cobaltochelatase has product MNRLEERRKAVLLVGHGSKDPEGNREVAVFADKLKPALGEYLVRHCYLEFASPTMTEGIAQCVADGAQEIALIPVLLLPAGHAKLQIPHELDEARRKYPEVTFHYGRPLGQHPHIVDVLLSRLAESGFGLTEEADSGMAQKTVVLVVGRGSSDPDANSELYKLARLLWEKVNVKWVETAFMGVTEPLLEEGLERCVQLGAERVAVLPYFLFTGVLMKRMARAVERFRERHPDCQIRLVPSFGDHEQLRSIVLDRVQEAFAGQARMNCDHCQYRLYALEHLGHHHHHHQHAQS; this is encoded by the coding sequence ATGAACCGGTTGGAAGAAAGACGCAAAGCGGTCCTGTTGGTCGGACATGGCAGCAAAGATCCCGAAGGCAACCGGGAAGTGGCCGTGTTTGCGGACAAGCTTAAGCCCGCTTTAGGGGAATATCTCGTTCGCCACTGTTATTTGGAGTTTGCCTCCCCGACCATGACGGAGGGCATCGCGCAATGTGTGGCGGACGGCGCGCAAGAAATCGCGTTGATCCCCGTCCTGTTGCTGCCGGCCGGCCATGCGAAGCTGCAGATTCCCCATGAACTGGATGAAGCCCGCCGCAAGTATCCTGAGGTCACCTTTCATTATGGGCGGCCGCTGGGCCAGCATCCGCACATCGTGGATGTCTTGCTGTCCAGACTGGCGGAAAGCGGTTTTGGGCTGACGGAAGAAGCAGACAGCGGCATGGCCCAAAAGACCGTCGTCCTTGTCGTGGGCCGGGGAAGTTCCGATCCGGATGCCAACAGTGAACTGTACAAGCTGGCCCGTCTGCTGTGGGAAAAGGTGAATGTGAAGTGGGTAGAGACGGCATTTATGGGCGTGACGGAGCCCTTGTTGGAGGAGGGCCTTGAGCGCTGCGTGCAGCTTGGCGCCGAACGGGTAGCGGTGCTTCCCTATTTTCTCTTTACCGGCGTGCTCATGAAGCGCATGGCCCGGGCGGTTGAGCGTTTTCGCGAACGGCATCCTGATTGCCAGATTCGTTTGGTTCCCTCCTTTGGGGATCATGAACAATTGCGGTCCATTGTACTGGACCGGGTGCAGGAGGCATTCGCAGGTCAGGCGCGAATGAACTGCGATCATTGTCAGTATCGTCTTTATGCCTTGGAACATTTGGGTCATCATCACCACCACCATCAACACGCGCAAAGTTGA